The Acidobacteriota bacterium genomic interval CGAGGCCGCCAACGAACAACTCGCGATGGCGCTCCAATCCAGCCTGGGCGACATCAATCGGCGGTCGCTGGTTCCGGTCATCGAACGCGTCCTCAATGAAGTCTCAATCCCAGGCCAGACCATCAAGATTTCAAAGGTCAAGGTTGACCTGGGTACGATTCCATTTCAACAACTTGAGGAAACGGCGGCTAAACGGCTGTATCACGAACTCCTGCGGGCACTGACGGATGCCATTGCCGACATTACCCAAAACCCAACGCCGGAAAATCGAACCCGATCCGAAAAAGAAAGCCTGTTGGGACAGGTTGAACACTTCCTGGTTCAAGGCACACTTCCATTTGGGTCCACCGGGGCAGGTCAATTTTCATTTGAACGACAGGTACTTCACCTGGCTGAAACCAACCCTGAAGGACTGGTCGAACTGGTCAAAACCCATAGCCATCAGCGGTATGTCATCGAACGGCTCCTGTACCAGCTTGGTGAGGCTGCCCTACGCCGGCTGCTCTTTTTGCTGGAGCCGGAACACGCAGCGTTGATTCTCGCTTATATGGTGAACCTTCAGGCCGTCCACGAGATCCAACCGGTGCTGGCGCTGAACAAAAAGCAATTTTCGCATCTCTTGTGGGTGCTGGTACTTGGCTATCTCGCCCAGGAGCACGGGTCACAGTTTAACCGCAAAAGCTTTGTCAAATCCGTGCTCGAAAGCATGGCCGAAAGCGAAGGGCTCAATTTTCTCCATATTCTGATCACACTCCATTTTGGGTTGCAGCAAACCGAGAAAGACCTTTCGCCAAAGACGTCGCTGCCAGCCGTGATTGGCGAACTCATTCATGAATTCCAATCGAGTATTCAGAGCATGCTTGAAAGCGCTCCTCCGCAATCCATTCCACCTGAAGCCATCAAACATTTTCACCTTGAGTTATCCAGAACGCTCGGCACATCTGGTCAGGAATCAGTGGAAATAAAACCAGAACATGTTTTAGATCAGGGACATAACCAGGAAATCTGGCAACTGGTTGAAAGTTATCTTGTATATGGGGCACTCCCCTTCGGCACCAGGCCAGAGCCCCCTGTTTCATTTGAAATGCTGGTGCTGAAACTGGCGGAAACACTTCCTCAGCGGTTTGTGACCTTGATTCAAACCTATGGTCAGCATCGTCAGATTCTTGAGCGGCTGGTTCTGCGCCTTGATGAAGCAGCACTCCGGCGAATATTGCAGCTCCTTGAACCCGAACATGCGGCGTTGATACTGGCCTACCTGCTTAATCTTCGGGAAGTCCATCGGGTCCAGCCGGTGTTGCCATTGGGTGATATCCAGTTTTCCAACCTGCTCTGGTTGCTGGTGCTGTCATATCTGGTTCAGGAACGCGGTTCGCAATTTAACCGCAAGACCTTTGTCAAAACCCTGCTTGAAGGCATGTCAGAACGCGAAGGACTCGATTTTCTCCAGATTCTGACCACACTGAGCCTTGGCCTCCAACAAACTGAGAAAGTGCTCTCGCCGAAATCTTCGCTCCCAGCCATCATTCGCGAGTTAGTGAATGACTTTCAAAAAAGCGAATTGAATGAGACAGTTACATCCTCAACCAAACCGGCATTGGAAAGAAGGGTTGAGACCGGTACTCAGCGCGGCTGGCTCAATACCTATGACTGGATGGATGCCGTTCGCTATTTCCTCAAATATGGGGTTTTGCCCTGGAGCGAACGACTGCGAAATCTGAATGTGACGGTGGCGGAGGTGTTTCAATCACTCACTCGATTGACGGCAATTCAAATCAGGCAGGTCCTTCAGGTTTTTCCAGGTGAGCCGGTAGCCGGAATCCGGCACCTGGTGGAATACCTCACTGAAGCACAGGTGGTGCAACTGATTCGAATACTGCTTCCACAACTTCAACAGGCAGACCATCCGCTGGCTGAATCGCTGGTTTTTTTTGCCGGGCAAACCTCAGACAAAACAACATTTTACAGCCGACTTCTGATTGCCATTCTGGAAAACCAGCCGCTTGATTTTGAACAGTTTGCAAGTGATGAAACGGCTTCGTTTCAGCAACCGTCAACAACGACCAAACCACATCAGTGGCCGCCGCATCAGCTTAAATCCCAGATTGTTTCGTGGTTGAGTGCTGGGGATTTCAAGCCTGATCCGCGATTCCCGCTGGTTGATTTATTTGAGGCGCTCTTTCGGTTCCATCCCGGTCAGGCCAGTCATTTTCTTGAGAAACTTCAGCGGATTCCCGGATTTGGCGAAAAAATCGCTCACCAGTGCACCGGTGAAGACGGTGTTCGACTGGTTGAATTATTCCATTCGGAGCAATCCACGACGCTCAATCTCTGGCTGAAGATCTTGACCCGGATTCCAGCCTCGACCTGGCCGCTTCCGAACGCCCAGCGGGTGCAGGTATTTCTTGGTCAGGTCCTGGCCTTGAAGAAAGGAACACCGCTCACCAGAGCCTTTTTCCTCCGGCTGCTAAGGCGATTGTTTGGATTTCCGCTCCCACCTGAGATTGTCCAATTCTTTCTGGATGAACTCGATACGTGGGGTTCCAAAGGGAAAATGCCGGCAGCCGTGGTTGCCGCCTTTCGCGAAGCACTCGCCCTGATCAATGAAGGCAATCAAGTCAGTGATATTCTGCCGGCTCTGTTTGAACCAGCCACCTCGGCTTCGGTTGAAGCGATCCAGTTTCAAATTGCAGTGCAAACTTATTTGCTCGGCGAGGACTTTCCGACTGAATTTGTCAGTGCCAGTCCAGAGGCGGATTTTCAACCGATGGAACGAGACGAGCTGCACCACCGGGCACTTGTGTTCCTGGAGAAATTTCCCGAAGCGGCACATTCCGCCGTCAGTCGCCATCTTTCATCGCCTGAAAAACGCGAGTACTGGGTCAAATCGCTCCCAGAATCAGCTCTTGTCCGGCTGGTCTATTTGTTTGAGCCAGTGCAATGTCGCAGCCTGATTGATGCGGCTGAAGTATTATTTTCAGCCTGGATCGAAGTCGCCCCGCCAAATAGTCCAATGTTGTCAGGACGGCCTTTATTTTGGCGGTTTCTGCTTGAATTTCTGGCTGAAACCACCAGTTCGACCCGCTCAGTCAAGCGGATGGTGACAATGTACTTTAAGTTCTTTGCCCGGCAGCTTTTTGCAACGATCCCTGGAAGTGTTGAGAGTATTTCAGTTGGAAGGGAATTGCTCAACCAGGCGCGACACCGGGCAAGCGTCAAAGGCCACGCCGGGTTGCGAGCAATCTTTCAAACAGATGAAAAATTGCTGCTTACGATTTGGGAAGCCACACTTGGCGCCGGGGAGAGCCAGGACCGGCCCGAACCGGAACGTGAACCCAAACCCGCCTCGGCTCAAACAGCCACGTCCACCCGGAAAATCCGAGGAAAAACAGCGTTTGGTCTCCCCACCACTTCAGAAGTGATTGCCATTGGCGAGCCAATTTATATTTCGAATGCCGGTCTGGTGCTCACCGCCCCATTCCTGCCTTTTTTGTTTCAAAATCTGGATCTCCTTACCCAGGATGACAAAGGAAAGATGTCGTTTCGGGATAGGGAAGCCATCACCCGAGGCGTGCATTTATTGCAATACCTGGTTGACGGCAGCACGGCAACCCCGGAACCGCTGCTGGTCCTGAATAAGATCCTGTGTGGTGTGCCGGTTCCAACCCCCATCGAACAAATATACACACCCACGGAAAAAGAACTGGAGATGTGTGACACGCTGCTGAAATCCATCATTGCCAACTGGAAAATCATTTCCAATACTTCGGTTGCCGGATTGCAGGAAACGTTTCTCCGACGGGAAGGAAAGCTGGAACGTGCGGCTGACCGCTGGACGCTCCATATTCAGCGCAAAACGGTGGATATTCTGGTTGATCAACTGCCGTGGGGCATTTCAGTTGTCTTTCATCGCTGGATGGAACAGCCGGTGTATGTGACGTGGTGACAAGAATGAGGGTTCAGGGTTCGGGGTTCGGGGAAAACAACGAAAAAGACGAAAAGGACAAAAAGGACAAAAAGGACTTAAATTCGAAAACCCCGAACCCCGAACCCCGAACCCCGAACCCCGAACCCCGAACCCCGAACCCTATGAATCCAGAAACCCTTCTCGCCAACGCCCACTGTATTCAGGCCGAAATTGCCTGGTTTCGGGAACTCCTGGAACAACGGCTCTTGCTGCACGCCGAAGAAAAATCAAATGGTGATTTGCTTTCTGATCTACCGCCGCCGGTTTTGACTGAAAACCAGTCCCCCTATGCGGAAACAATCCAGCGATTTGAAATGGGAGCGGCTGAGCGGCTGGTGTTGATCCTGAGTTTTATTCCGCATATCAAACCCGGAATCCTGGATCCGTTTTTTATCCAGAATCAATCGGTGCAGCGACGGTTTACCGAATTCGGCGGGATGGTTGGAATGGCTCACGGGGGGTTTCTTCCAACCGGTGAAACCGCCATGTTTTTGCTGGCCGGAGATAACATCCCCATCCGTCTGAAATACCATTATCTCTTTCACCATGAACATTTTCTGTATGCACACCAGATTCTCCACCTTGACCATCGGCATCAGGAAGAACCGCTGCTCTCATCGGCCTTGCGAATGACTCCCGTCTATCTGGAGCGGCTTACAACCGGTGGAACCTACCATCCGCCGCTAAGTCAGGAATTTCCGGCTCAACTGATTACCACGCCCTATGGGTGGGAAGACCTGGTTTTGGAAACTGGAACCCGGCAGGAAATTGATGACATCGTGACCTGGATCACGCATCAAGACACGTTACTCAATGAATGGCAGCTCCGGGATCGGCTCAAATCCGGGTTTCGGTCCTTGTTTTACGGACCACCGGGAACGGGGAAAACCCTGACGGCCAGCCTGCTCGGGAAAGCGACTGGATTGCCGGTGTATCGGGTTGATTTGTCAAAAGTGGTGTCAAAATACATCGGCGAAACCGAGAAGAATCTGGCCAGTTTGTTTGACCACGCCCAACACCAGAACTGGATTTTGTTCTTTGACGAAGCAGATTCGCTGTTTGGAAAACGAACCGAATCACGCAACGCCAACGACCGGGCGGCCAATCAGCAAATTTCCTACCTGTTGCAGCGCATCGAAGACTTCCCCGGAATCGCCATCCTGGCCACCAATATGCGATTTCACCTTGATGAAGCGTTTGCCCGCCGGTTTCAGTCAGTGGTTCATTTTCCAATGCCCGGCTATCAACAACGCCTGCGCCTGTGGGAAGATAATTTCAAAAACAAGCCGTACCCGTTGGCGGCAGACGTCAATTTCTCCCGACTGGCCCGTGAGTATGAACTTTCAGGTGGGAGCATCATCAATGTGCTGCGGTATGCCTGTTTAAAAGCTGTCGTGCGGACTCCGCCAATGATTTATTTCCAGGATTTGCTGTCAGGCATCAGCCGCGAGCTGCATAAGGAAGGGAAGTCATTGCAGCATCAACACTAAAGTCATCAAGATTGTTATTGATGTTTTCCAAAGGCAGAAAAATCGGCAAAGATCTCCTGGATATCTTTAAAAACTTCAGAACCAGATTCTAAAGCAACCTGGATATAAGCTCTTTTTGCTTGATCAATGGGTTGTTTCACATCTTTAAGAAATCTATTTAAAATGTTTTTTCCTGGAATTAATGTCTTCCATTCGTCAGCATTTTTTAAGGATTCTTCTAGTTTGAGAGCGATGGTCCGTGTTGTAGTTTCAACTTGGCTCTGATCAAGTTTGTGCTTTACCCGATTGGATTCAGCAACTGCACGTTCGGCAATTAGTTGCAATAATTCACCTAAAGGCTTTGAGTGACAATCACGGGGCATAAGATCAACATTCCCAATGTTTTTTCGCATTTCTGCCGATACATAAAGCGCAACAGCATAGGGAATGTTTTCTTTAGCTAAATCAAGTATTTTCTTTCGAATTTGGTCTGGGGATCGAAGATCAGATTTCTCTTCAATAAATAATTTCTCAAATGCTTTTGCCCATACCTGCTCATCAAGAAAATAGTTTTCGAGATGATACCGGCTAAGGTATCGAATTCTACTATTTACAGTGTTTTCCACAGACTCTTTAGGGTCTGAGAGAGGAATAGCATCACGATCCCGCAGCATAAAGAATTCAACCCCCCATAAAGTCTTCTGCAAAACCTTTGTATTTAAAAGATCAAAGCTCTGGATGACATGTTTCCCTTCAGACGGAAGAAGCACAAAATCCGAAAACTGTTTTTCCACAATAGACTTATAGACCAATACATCAAGGCTATTTGTCTTACCTTCAATCAAAACAATCTTCTTCCCAAGCGAGAGCACTCCCAATGAATGCCCTAATAGTTGAAGTGCTTCAACAATCTCATCATCAGCTTTGACGGGTAAGGCTTGATTCTCACCGTTTGTTCCTGGTGGTTTAATAAACACAACCGAGTAAGGGAGAGAAGAAGTTATGATGTGAGAGGAATGAGTACAGTAAATAAACTGATTTCTTGGTGAAACGTCCTGTAGTGCCTGAAGAAGCCTTTTAGCTAACTCAGGATGAAGGTGCAACTCAGGTTCATCAAACAAAACGATGCAATCGGATGGTGACCGGAAGAGAAAATCAAAAACAATATTTACAACCTCCCTTTCCCCTGAGCTTAAATTTTCAATGGGAATAATTTGACCATTTTCAGAAAAATTGAGTTTTTGATTGCGAAGATCAGGGTCCAAAAGTACTTTGGAGGTAAGTAGCTGAGAGAACGCCAACTTATAAGGCATTAAAATGTCTGGAAAATCTAGTTTCATTTCTGAATGCCCAGATTTCCTTAATTCTTTTGCCTGTTCAGCTATTTTATTATTCTGCGCATTTAGCATTTGCAAAAGGGAATGAACTG includes:
- a CDS encoding ATP-binding protein, with protein sequence MNPETLLANAHCIQAEIAWFRELLEQRLLLHAEEKSNGDLLSDLPPPVLTENQSPYAETIQRFEMGAAERLVLILSFIPHIKPGILDPFFIQNQSVQRRFTEFGGMVGMAHGGFLPTGETAMFLLAGDNIPIRLKYHYLFHHEHFLYAHQILHLDHRHQEEPLLSSALRMTPVYLERLTTGGTYHPPLSQEFPAQLITTPYGWEDLVLETGTRQEIDDIVTWITHQDTLLNEWQLRDRLKSGFRSLFYGPPGTGKTLTASLLGKATGLPVYRVDLSKVVSKYIGETEKNLASLFDHAQHQNWILFFDEADSLFGKRTESRNANDRAANQQISYLLQRIEDFPGIAILATNMRFHLDEAFARRFQSVVHFPMPGYQQRLRLWEDNFKNKPYPLAADVNFSRLAREYELSGGSIINVLRYACLKAVVRTPPMIYFQDLLSGISRELHKEGKSLQHQH
- a CDS encoding ATP-binding protein, whose product is MKIKSINIKNHPPIQCFQVDNLTHRVVIAGQNGVGKTRIIRAIIELISTSRENETTQLIIEATTDLEKGRWKKSTLDTNVHQDKRLLFSTVSKQQQKTNWQSSFILIESRRFIDRISNCSLPPSNHDPSQDKINWNTPISPLKDRFENTVHSLLQMLNAQNNKIAEQAKELRKSGHSEMKLDFPDILMPYKLAFSQLLTSKVLLDPDLRNQKLNFSENGQIIPIENLSSGEREVVNIVFDFLFRSPSDCIVLFDEPELHLHPELAKRLLQALQDVSPRNQFIYCTHSSHIITSSLPYSVVFIKPPGTNGENQALPVKADDEIVEALQLLGHSLGVLSLGKKIVLIEGKTNSLDVLVYKSIVEKQFSDFVLLPSEGKHVIQSFDLLNTKVLQKTLWGVEFFMLRDRDAIPLSDPKESVENTVNSRIRYLSRYHLENYFLDEQVWAKAFEKLFIEEKSDLRSPDQIRKKILDLAKENIPYAVALYVSAEMRKNIGNVDLMPRDCHSKPLGELLQLIAERAVAESNRVKHKLDQSQVETTTRTIALKLEESLKNADEWKTLIPGKNILNRFLKDVKQPIDQAKRAYIQVALESGSEVFKDIQEIFADFSAFGKHQ